A single Vicinamibacteria bacterium DNA region contains:
- a CDS encoding glycosyltransferase family 2 protein, with protein sequence MLYTPRVFSVVVPLRDEVGNVRPLVEEIYRVLPQYRFELICVDDGSRDATRSILEDLSAGFPNLRILRHDSGYGQSAALATGVRAARATWVVTMDGDGQNDPSDIPRLFDALHQSPPPTMVVGWRRRRNDPWLKRAASRVANLAYRWVLGDATPDVGCGLKLLRREDFLELPYFDHMHRFLPALMVGRGGRVVSVEVNHRPRQSGSSKYGVQDRLWVGIVDLLGVRWLNRRGGLHVAVSEPVESARDAWQASDPEGHHVSLSAKSQ encoded by the coding sequence TTGCTGTACACTCCGCGCGTGTTCTCCGTCGTCGTGCCGCTCCGTGACGAGGTGGGCAACGTGCGCCCGCTCGTCGAGGAGATCTACCGAGTGCTCCCTCAGTATCGATTCGAGCTCATCTGCGTCGATGATGGTAGCCGCGATGCGACCCGCTCGATCCTGGAGGACCTGAGCGCCGGTTTCCCCAATCTCAGAATTCTTCGGCACGACAGCGGATACGGCCAGAGCGCCGCGCTCGCGACGGGAGTGCGGGCCGCCCGGGCCACGTGGGTCGTCACGATGGACGGGGACGGGCAGAACGATCCTTCCGACATTCCCCGGCTCTTCGACGCCTTGCACCAGTCTCCTCCGCCCACGATGGTCGTCGGGTGGCGTCGACGACGGAACGATCCCTGGCTCAAGCGCGCCGCTTCCCGGGTGGCGAACCTCGCCTACCGCTGGGTTCTGGGAGACGCAACGCCGGACGTTGGCTGCGGTCTGAAGCTTCTCCGGCGCGAGGATTTTCTCGAGCTTCCCTATTTCGATCACATGCACCGTTTCCTGCCCGCCCTCATGGTGGGCCGGGGTGGGCGGGTGGTCTCCGTGGAAGTGAACCATAGGCCGCGGCAGTCGGGCTCGTCGAAGTACGGGGTTCAGGATCGGCTTTGGGTCGGGATTGTCGATCTCCTGGGCGTGCGTTGGCTGAATCGAAGAGGGGGGCTGCACGTCGCGGTTTCCGAGCCGGTGGAATCGGCGCGGGACGCGTGGCAGGCGTCCGACCCCGAAGGACATCATGTGAGTCTGTCGGCGAAGAGCCAATGA
- a CDS encoding class I SAM-dependent methyltransferase, with amino-acid sequence MSEALLRLAAHWSLDRLLYRVWRYNPRGLYRLYQHHRFDRALNVDTRGYGDLRYEPTPAAAFTRILEFLDIDFARYTFIDIGSGKGKALLLASAFPFRRMIGVERFPEFHRIAERNVAGFPRVELVCCDAVDYTFPEEPSVVYLFNPFGEDLLERIVKNLECSLAKAPRSLFVVYYAPILRRGSPWDRRRVFDSSPALRIRTDNRAFTVYQSSE; translated from the coding sequence ATGAGCGAGGCGCTGTTACGCCTGGCGGCGCATTGGAGTCTCGACCGCCTCCTTTACCGAGTCTGGCGATACAACCCCCGCGGTCTCTACCGGCTCTACCAGCATCATCGTTTCGATCGCGCGTTGAACGTGGACACCCGGGGTTACGGAGATCTACGTTACGAGCCCACGCCGGCCGCGGCCTTCACCCGGATCCTCGAGTTCCTCGATATCGACTTCGCCCGCTACACCTTTATCGATATCGGTTCGGGCAAGGGGAAGGCGCTCCTGCTGGCCTCGGCGTTTCCCTTCCGACGGATGATCGGCGTGGAGCGCTTTCCCGAGTTTCATCGCATCGCCGAGCGCAACGTCGCCGGCTTTCCGCGCGTGGAGCTCGTTTGCTGTGACGCCGTCGACTATACGTTTCCCGAGGAGCCCAGCGTGGTCTACTTGTTCAATCCGTTCGGAGAGGATCTCCTCGAGAGAATCGTGAAGAACCTGGAGTGCTCGTTGGCGAAGGCTCCGCGGAGCCTGTTCGTCGTCTACTACGCGCCCATATTGAGACGCGGGTCGCCCTGGGATCGGAGGCGGGTCTTCGACTCGTCGCCGGCCTTGCGAATTCGGACGGACAACCGGGCCTTCACCGTGTACCAATCGTCGGAATGA